The Thermotoga caldifontis AZM44c09 genomic interval GTTCGTCGCCCTGGTGTACGATTGTACTCCGTCCGACTTGAAGAAAATTGCGGAGAGGATCATCAGAGGCATCGAGGAACCGATCGAAATCGATGGAAAGACCTTCAAGATCTCGGCGGAGATCGGGGTGTCCGTCTATCCCACAGATGGCGAGAGTTTGGACGAACTGATCCGCCTCGCCGACGTTTCCATGTATGAAGCGAAGAGGAGAGGTGTCAAGGTCGTGTTCTACGAGGAACTGAAGAGGGAGACCAGCTGATGCGAGAATACAGATTGCATTTTTCGCGAGCCGAACCTCACGAAGCACAGGAATTCGCCGAACTGACGCTCATGAGCGGGGAAAGCTTCCTCGAAGCACTGTTTGGCCCGAAGGTGAAAGACGTCCTCAAAACGCTGTACGTGGAAACTTCGAATCTCTTCAGCCATGAGTGCTGTGTTTTTGCCAGATTGGAACGAAAGGTCGTCGGAATGATGCTCGGTTACGATCGTTCGTACGCGGTGAAGAACAGATTGAGAACTGGCAGATTGCTCCTCGAACAGCTCGGATTGTTGAAGTTGTTTCGCCTCATCAAGCTTGACAGGGCGCTTGGAAGACACGAAGAGGGAGAATTCTACCTCAGCAACTTCGCAGTCTACCCGCAGTACAGAGGCAAAGGTTTCGGGAAAGAGATGCTCGAGTATTGTTTCGATTGGGCCAAAAAATTGGGCTGTTCGACTGTGCGTCTTGACGTTGAAAAGAACAACGAGATCGCGATGAGACTGTATTCGAAGATGGGTTTCGAAGTCGAAAGAGAGTCGAAGATCAGGCTCGCGAATCGAACGTTCGAATTCGTCAGGATGTGCAGAACGATTTGAAAAGGTGGATGCTCTGAACCGTTAACCTGGTGAGCCACGATCTGTATTTTCACGTGAAACGAACCCGACACACCATCGTCTTCATGCCGTGCAGAATGAACGAGTAAGATCAAACGGTTTTTCAACGCGTGAAATGGAAGTGTATTTCGATGCCGTCATATCGACGAATCAGTGATGTTCAAACCTTTTCCCACGGTTCGATGGGACCTTCGACGATGTAAAAAACAGGATTCACGCGTATCTCGTCTGGAATCTCTGCACACACGTTTTTGTATCGCTCAGGGTCTCTGAGACTCAATTTCCTACACAGATGGTGAAATTCGTATTCAACCTGGCCGGTGGTGACGGGAATCATCCTCGTCAGGACGATGCTCGCATCGATCCTGGAAGTATCGAAGCTGTAGCCTCTCTTTCTGGCCTCTTCGAACACGAAATAGAGAAAGGAATTTATCGCTATTAGCGGTTCGCTGCAGTTTTTGAACCTGACAAGCTGTGGATGGTTCCTGTAACCCTTCGTTTTTCCCTCAAGCACCTTCTTCGCGAGCAATCCTTCCCGCCACACTGCGAGCAAACCTTTCACATCCAGATATTCAGGAGATATCGACCACAGCCTCACGAAAACCACCATCGATATTATAGAGTGAAGCGTTTAGATCTTAAACGTGACTAAGTTCTGGGACGCGCTCTGAAACTGGAAAAATTTCACTCTAAAATCAGGAAACCCTTTCTGATCTCACTTTTCGAAATTTTCCCCTCCCCCTCGGTCCGTATCTTACTTATGGGAGACGTCTTCCGAAGTTTTCACAGAGAGAAAGGTCCGTCGTAAGCGGGATAGGTCTAATCCTTCAGGATCCTGCCACGCTCTTCTGGTTCACTTTCAACGCTTCTGTGAATCACAGGTTCATCTATTAAGGAAGAATAATTCAGTTCGAACCTCTGAGCGATTGAGAAACTCTGCTGAAAAATAATCTGTTGCCCGTTCGAAGCTGGCCAACACAAGAATCCTTTCTCGAAGAATTTCATTAGGTCCATGCAACGTTTCGAAGTTCACAAGATCGATGAGACGGTACGAGCGAACAGTGAAAATCGAATCTGTGAAATGAATAGAATGAACATGGCAGAGAACATAGCAGAAGAACGGAGCCACAGAGCGGTTCGAACGAAGTGAACACAAAAAATCGAGAACGAATAAAGGAAAAAGCACGGAGATCAAAAAGAAAAAATCTGCCCGCACACGCGGGCTTTTTGTTTTTGTTCTTCACGCAGCACAGTAATCGTTCTTTAAAGGTTGGTTACTGACACTTGACTGAGATAGTCTCCAAGTTATATAATCAAAATGGAGAATATCTCCGGGAGGCATCGTCTTGAGACAGCTAAAGAGAGGAATAATCATAAGCTGTCAGCTGGAACCAGGTGATCCTATAGAAGATGTCTCATTCATTGTCAACATGGCCAAAGCGGCAGAATGGGCTGGGGCTGTTGCCATACGCACCAATGGGCCAGAGCACGTTAAAGCCGTGAAGGATTCCGTTTCTCTTCCGGTTATAGGTCTCGTCAAGGATAGAAACTACGTGACCTTCATTACTCCAACTTTTGAGCACGCAAAAAGTGTGATTGATGCTGGTGCCGATTTTGTAGCCATAGATTGCACAAGAAGGGAAAGGCCTGTGAGTCTGGCGAAATTTTTTGACCTCATGCGAAATCAATTTCCAGATGTTGCTATCATTGCGGATATAGCGGACGAGAAAGACGCGGAGCAGGTGTTTCCACTCAAACCAGATTATTTCGCTACGACACTCTGTGGCTACACAGACTACACATCCGATGTACTTCTACCGAACATCGCACTGGTTGGAAGGTTGGCGGCAAGGTTCGATATTCCAGTGATAGCTGAGGGAGGTTATTCCACACTCGAGCAGATAGATCTGGCGTTCCAGCTCGGTGCGCACGCTGTGGTCATAGGAACAGCCATCACCAGGCCTTGGCTTGTAATCAAGATGTTTGTGGATAAGGCGAAAACCATCATAAAGGGGAGGGATGAGGAATGAAGAGGTTTCTGGTGGCACTGGCATTGTTCTCAGCGCTCTTAGTTTTCGCAGCTACGAAAGTTTCCATGGTTTACTGGCCTGGTCCTGAAAGCGAAGCGATGCAGAAGGTTGTAGATTACTGGAACTCAACCACTGGAAAAAAACTAGGGATCGAGGTTGAGATTATCAATTTCAGTAGGGAGGGTTTCTGGGAGAAACAAGAAACCCTTCTGAATGCCCGATCATCTGCTGTAGACATCGTTTTCGTGGCGACCTACATAATCGGAAGACTCGCGCCCCATCTGGTCCCATTGGAAGGATTCAGCTTGGACCCGCAAGTTTTCATAGCTTCAGCCCTTGAAAGTATGTCTTTCGAAGGATTTCTGTACGGTCTACCTTTGGATGTCAGTAATCATTTCCTGTACTATCGAAAAGATCTTCTCGACAAACTCCTGACGGATACCTCCTGGAAGGCGAAGTACGAAGAGCTGAGTGAAAAATATCTTGGTGTAAGAATGTCGCCGAAGAAACCGGAAGAATGGAATTGGGATGATTACAAAGCAATGGCAATATTCTTCACAAAGAAATACAACCCGGAGTCACCTACAGAGTACGGGAATGTATTGCAGATGAAGAATCTCGTCTACAACATAATGATCTGGAACGATACGCTTTGGTCTATGGGTGGAACATGGTTCGATGAAAATGGAAACTTCAAAATCAACACTGAGCCGGCTAAGAAAGCGGCGGCACTTTACAAGGAATTGTTAGATCTTGGTACAGTTCCTCCAGGCGTCATGACATATGAATTTGGAGAAGCCAACGAAGCTTTTAAAACGGGGAAGGCTTTCATGATGATCCAATGGTCGGCGGCATACCATATCCTCACAGATAAGAAGGAATCACCTCTGGTGTTCGACAAAGTTGCGATTGGACCTATACCGGGCCCAAAACCTTCAACACATGTGCATTGCCTCGGTGTTGCACTCAGCAAATACAGTAAGAAAAAGGACGCAGCCTTAAAATTCCTATCGTTCTTGGCAAGTGAGGAAGCAATGAAGATGTACGCTGAGAATGGTGGAATACCTCCTGTTGAGCCTGTGCTACGGTCCCTCGGTGACAAGAGACCTGAATTTCCAGCAATCGCTGAGCACGTGAAAAAATACGGGTATGTGGAGAGTACTTCTGGTGAAACCATGGCGATTCTCGAAATCTTGTCCAACAAGTTAACTGCTTATTGGGCTGGACAACTCGAGCTTGAAAAGGCTCTTGAGGAGGCACAACGTGAGTGTGAAACTCTTTTGAGGAAGTGACGCCAGCTTTTCGGGCGAAACCCCGCGTGCGCCGCGGGGTTTCTTTGTATAAAACCGGGTGAGGTGGTGACGTATAGTTACGATGACTCGAAGGTTAGTGGGCTATTTATTCTTGCTCCCCCTCCTGGTGAGTGTCGTTGGCTTGACAGTTTATCTGGTTGTCTCCGCGATAAACATAAGTTTGAAGGAGGTCTACTTCGGTTTTTTAGAGAGCTCACCTTTCGTGGGATTCAAAAACTATGTTCAGGTGTTTCGATCTCCAGCTTTCTGGAATGCAATGCGATTCAGCTTGTTTTTTGGTTCGATCACAACTGTTCTTGAGCTATTTTTAGGCTTTTTGCTAGCCTATTTCTATTACAGCAAATTTCGTGGACTAAGATTGCCATTCACTCTCTTAATAACACCGATCCTTATGGCGCCTTCACTATTTGGTTTGATGAACAGGATACTATTGAACAATTTCATAGGGCTTATTCCTGGCTATATAAAGTTTTTCTTTGGTTTAGACCTAGACTTATTCGCTCCCAAGAATGTGTTCTGGACTCTTGTATTCGTTGATGCCCTTCAGTGGACTCCTTTCACTTTTCTCGTCATATACGCAGCCCTGATATCAATACCACCTCAATTAATCGAAGCAGCTAATATAGATGGTGCGAAACGTTTACACATAATCAACTACATTGTTATTCCATACGTAACTCCCGCACTCATTGTAAGTGGATTTCTGAGGTTCCTTGAGTCTTTCAGAGTATTCGACACAGTTTATGTTCTAACTGGCGGTGGTCCAGGTTCCTTGACAACCAGCATAAGTATCTACATCTACAGAGTTGGTTTCACGATGGGAAATCAGGGTCTTGCTAGCGCCGTTGGAATGACTTTGTTCGCATTCATGATGATACCAGCTTTCATTTTCAGCAAGCTAATGAAAAGAAGGTGGTAAAAATGACACACAGAAGAGTCGTGGACTGGGTAATTCTGATTATCATCCTGCTAATCTTCAATCTTCCTTTTGTAAATGTCGTTATGACATCACTCAAATCTAACGCGGTGATTTCTAAATCGCCACCTCCTATCCTTTTTAAGCCCACTATCGTTCATTACCGAGACATATTCACGAGTCCGACATTCTTGTTCTCAAAGTTCCTACTGAACAGTTTGATCATTGCTTTAGTTTCTGCAACATTAACAATCCTCATATGTCTGCCAGCAGCGTACTCGATCGTAAAAATCGGCATAGGTTCGAAAGTTCTGTTTTCATTCGTGACCAACCTTCGAGCCATCCCCTTGATAGTATTCGCATCCTCTGTCTACGTTCTTTTTAAACGGTTGAACCTTGTAGACACTAGAACGGGGATCATTATAATCCACATGCTGGTCAACGTTCCAATAGCACTAAGCCTTCTCAGCAGTTTCATGCAGGATGTACCAAAGGAAATAGAGGAATCAGCACGCTTAGATGGGGCGAGTGAACTACAGGTATTGTTTAGAATAGTCACACCTATGATATCTTCATCTGTTGCGGCCGTTTTTATACTGAGCTTCATATATTCTTGGAACGAATTTCTCTTCGCGTTGATCCTGAGTATAAAGAAGGCTACTACCCTCACCGTGGGAGCGAGTTTGTTCGTAACAGCTTGGGGTGTGCAGTGGGGAAGGATAGCTGCAGCAACAACATTGGCAGTAATACCACCCTTCGTTTTTGCTTTTTATGTCCAAAAATACTTGGTGGAAGCGTTCAGTGGGGGTCTGAAAGAATGATCATTGCGGCTGTGGATATGGGTGGGACATCAATCAAGGGTGCTCTGATTCGGGATGATAGAATGGGCGAAATGATCGTTAAACTAGTCTGCAGAAAAAATCCTTTAAAGTCCCTGATCGAATTCATCGATGAGTTAGTTTTTCAGGTCCATGATAATAGTTGTATTATTGACGCTATAGCTATAGCCAGCGCAGGAAGGATAGATTCAGAACGTGGAGTTGTACTGTACGCTTCGCCAAACATTCCAAACTGGACAGGCACTCCCTTAGCTAAGATTTTATCGGAGCGCTACAAGACGCCATGTTTTGTGCTCAACGACGCGAGAGCAGCTGCGCTCGGTGAGGCCAGGATCCGGAACGTCGACAACTTAGTGATGCTGACCATTGGTACAGGGTTAGGTGGAGGGATTATAGTAAACGGGAAATTGATTCATGGCGTGCACTATGAGGCTGGTGAAATAGGACACACGATTCTTAAACCGAACGGCAGAAGCTGTAACTGTGGCAAGAGAGGTTGTGCGGAACAGTATATATCCATGAGAGTACTACACAGGTACAGTGGTATAAAGGATAGAAGGCAGCTGCTGGAGATGTTCCAGAAGCAGGAAGAGAGAGTCATCAGGGCCGTCGAACGTATGTGTGAAGATCTGGCTGTGCTGGTTGATAAGCTCTTCTTGACGCTTGATCCAAGCCTCGTAGTCATTGGAGGGGGATTCTCTGAGCTTGGGCCGTATGCACTTGAGATACTCAGAAAAAAGGCGGAACCGTACGCGAGTAGATCCCTGTACAACACGTCACAAATAGAACTTTCAATGCTCAAGAACGAAGCGGGTATGATCGGTGCGGCAATTTATGCACAGGAGAAACTCTCCGGGGTGGTGAATTGTGATTGAAAATGTTGAAGCGCTCATAAGAGCCAATCATCACCGCTTCACCAAGAAAGAAACGGCACTTGCCAGGTACATTTTAGAGAACCCCGAAAAGGTTGTCTACATGACGATCACCGAGCTGACAGATGAGTTGAAATTGGGTCAGGGTACAATCATTAGGTTCTGCCAGAAGATAGGTTTTCCCGGTTTTCATGCGTTCAAGATTGCTTTGGCCAAGACCTTGGGCCAACAGGCTCATGAAGAAGTGAAGATGGAGAGCCTGATTCTCGAAGTAAAGCAGAGTCACATTCAAGCGATAGAGGAAACCTCGAAGCTCTTGGCTGCGAATGAAAACGTCGTGCGTTCCTGCGCGGAGAAAATAGCCACGTGCAGGAGATTGTATCTGCTCGGTGTTGGAGCATCGGGTGTGACGGCTCTGGACGCACTCTACAAGTTCATGCGAATTGGTGTTGATGTGAGATATACAAACGATCCTCACATGCTGGCAATGCTCTTGGCTGATTGCAACGAAAAAGACTGTGTACTCGCTTTCTCTCAAAGTGGTTCAACTGCCCTGGTTGTGGACCTGGCGGCTCTGGCGAAAAAAAACGGCGCCTGCGTTGTAGCGGTGACTGGTTACAGTAAGTCACCCTTGACGAAGTTTTCTGATTTCGTTTTACTGACCTCCATAAGAGAAAGTCCCTTCCAGAGTGGAGCGATACGGTCCAAAATAGCTCAGCTACACGTGCTTGAGGTGCTCTTTGAATACACGAAATCACTGCTCGGTTTAAAGGCGAACGAGGCAATAAAGAAAACCGCAAGCGCGGTGGAGAAATGGATATATTGATCCCCATTCATCAACAAGTTGGAACGTGAGAACCTAAAAACATCGAGTCCACTCAGATCAATCCTTCCTGCGCCCTCTTTAGAAGTACAGTCATGACATTCTTGATGTGTTCTTCCACGGCTTTTTCCGCCTTGGGGATGTCTCTCGCCTTTATGGCTTCGAAGATGGTTCTGTGTTCGGTACGTGACTGCCCCATCCTGCCCGGGTACGAAAGCGAAAGAATTCTCACTCTGTGAAGCTTCGCACTCAAAGATTCCATGATCTTGAGGAGTTCCTGGTTCCCTGAACCCTGCAGGATTTTTCTGTGAAACTGCGAATTGAGCGCTGTCAAACTTTCCAGATCGGAAGCTTCCACGGATCTGTCCATCCGCTCGATGATCGCTGCAAGATCGTTTATATCCCGCTCTGAGGCCTTTTCGATGAACAGCTTCACGGCCAGTTTTTCAAGGTACATCCTCAGATACAGTAGATCTTCTATTTCCTTAGCTTCCCATTTCTTCACCGTGAACCCTTTCCTCGGCTCGATTGAGACCAATCCTTCGGCTGCGAGGTGGTGCAGTGCTTCCCTGACTGGTGTGACACTGACACCGAGTTCTTTCGCCAGTGCATCGATCACGATCCTTTGACCGGGTGCGAATCGTCCCTTCATTATGAATTCTTTGATTTTACTGAGAACTTCTTCCTTCAAAGAAGCACGTTTTATGGCTTCCACCAAGAATCCCCCGCTCTGTCGTCAATTATATCGCGTGGCGTTTCTTCCTCATCGCTGCCGAGATGACAGGATAAACGAGCGACAAAACTGCCAGAATCAGCAGAGTCACCGATATGCCGGATTTGAAGAAGATGGAAAAATCTCCTCCAGAGATCATCAAAGATTGTCTGAAGGATTGCTCAAACTTTCTGCCCACGACACTGGCGAGTATCATGGGAGCAGTTGGAATTTCAAGCTTTCTCATTGCATAACCGAGAACACCGAACAGAATCAGCAGATAGAAATCCACGACGCTCAGGTTGATGGCGTAAACTCCTATGAAACACAGAGCCGTTATCAGAGGATAGAGTATCTTCGGCGGAACTGCCAGGATTCTCACAAGCAAACCAGCGAGTGGAAGGTTCATAATGGCGGCCACGAAGTTACCAACGAACAAACTCGCGACCACACCCCAACCGATCTCTGGATGGAACTCGAACAGGAGCGGCCCAGGTTGAAGACCGTAGATCATCAAAGCTCCAAGCATGATCGCAGCGGTTCCAGAACCTGGAATACCCAGCGTGAGTGTGGGAAGTATCGCACCGATGGAACAAGCGTTGTTCGCTGCTTCCGGTGCGGCCAGACCTTCTATTGCTCCTTTACCGAACCTTTCAGGTTCTTTCGAAAGCCTTTTTTCAACGTTGTACGACATGAGGGCCGCTATGGTACCACCAGCACCTGGCAGGATACCTATCAAGAAACCTATGGGTGTTGCCCTGAGCATCGGTACCAAGCTGCGTTTCCACTGCTCTTTGGTGATCCAGATTTTGCCGAACTTTTTCTTTATCGGCTGCAACATCTCTCCGCGGCCAATTTTTTCCAGATTTTTGAAAACTTCACCCAGACCGTAGATACCTATGATCACCACGACAAAATCTATCCCACCCTGCAGTTCAAGGTTGCCAAAGGTGAACCTGGAAACCCCAGATTGGGGGTCGAGTCCAACCATCGAGATCATCAAGCCGAGGGCCATGGAAAGAAGGCCTTTCAGAACCTTTCCTTCGGACATGGAAGCCGTTGCCGTGAGAGCGAGGACCATCAAGGCGAAGTACTCCGGTGGTCCGAACATGAGTGCGATCTTTGCGAGTGGCAGAGCCAATAAGACGAAAGCGATTGAAGATATCAAACCGCCTATGAAAGACGCTATCGCTGATATCGCCAGTGCTGCTTCTGCCTCTCCCTTCAGAGTCATCGGGTAACCATCGAAGCACGACGCCACAGCCGAACCATCACCTGGGATGTTCAGCAAAATCGAACTCCTTGAGCCCCCGAACATCGCACCATAGAAGATCGCACACATTGTTATCAAAGCAGTCTCTGGTTTCATGACGAATGTTAACGGCAAAAGTAAGGCTATGCCCGTGGCCGGTCCGAGACCCGGGAGCATACCGATGATGGTGCCCAAGAAGCATCCAAGTGTCAGCCAGAAAAAGTTGGATGGCAGGAAAACAACTTTGAATCCGTACATCAAATACTCCAACGTAGCCATGTGCAATCACCCCTACGGGAGGTTTATCAGGAAGACTTTCTCGAACAGATACCAGACCCCAACGGTGTAGATTATGGAAATGCTAAGGCTCATCAACCATTTTCTGGGTCCGTTCAGTAGAATCAAAAGGGCACTCAAGAAAATAAAAGAGGAAAGTAAAAATCCAAGCCTGTTGAACATCAACGCATAGGCCACACAAAGCGCGAGGGTCGCTAAAATTTGGTATGCACTTTTTCCGAGTTTTAAGGGTGCGTGTTCTTCATGACGCACTTTCAGACTCTGTAAAAGCATCAAGAAACCTATTATCGTCACGAGTAATCCAAGTCCGAGTGGAAAATAAACAGGTCCGAGAGGATTTCCAACAGGAGCTCTGGGCAAATTCCAGGCGGCGATCGTGTAAATAACTCCAAAAGCAAGCACCACGGCAGACAGGTATTTATCTTTCATGGAAAATCCCTCCAGAAACCCGCGGGGCAGTTACCCCGCGGGAATACTCATTCACCCTTGTACAGAGCGAGCTCTTTTAGCACCGCTTTGTATTCTTCGTTGACCTTCTCCAGATAGTTCAGGAACTCTTTGCCGGGCATGAACGCCTTGGTCCAGTTGTACTTTGCCACGTACCTTTCCCATTCCATCGTTTGTACCATCTTTGACAGTGTGTTTATCCAGTACTCCACTGCGTAGTCTGGCATCTCCGGTGGCCCGAACAAACCGCGCCAGTTCACAAATTCTGCGTCGATGCCTTCTTCCTTCAAGGTCGGTACGTTCGCGAGGATTCCAGAAACTCTTTGAGGGGCCGTGATGGCGAGAACCTTTATGGTACCCGTCTGGAATGCCGTTGTAACCTCGGCGAGACCGGTTGAAAGCACGTCGATGTGTCCTCCGAGCAGGGCGGCAAGGTGCTCACCCTCCTGGAACGACACGTAGGTTATGTCCTTGAGGTTCTGAACCCCGGCAGCCTTTGCGGCGATCAGGAACTGAATGTGATCCATAGAACCGAAGGCAGATATGCCACCCACCTTGACACTCTTTGGGTCCTTCTTCAGAGCTTCCATCACTTCGGTGATGCTGTTGAACTTGGACTTCTTCGAGACCGCGAAGGCACCGTAGTCGTGTATGAGCATCACCAGTGGAGTTAGATCTCTGAAAGAGTACTGCGTCTGGCCGGTCAAGTTGATCAGCAACAACGGAGGCGAGAAGACAATAATTGTGTAAGGATCACCTTTCTTGGTCTGCATGTGCGCCAGGCCCACTCCTCCGCCACCACCGGGCATGTTTGTGACAACGATCGGTTGAGTGACAAGACCTGTTTCCTTCAGAACCTGTGCTACGACCCTTATCGTCGTGTCCCATCCGCCTCCAGGTCCACCGGGCGCTATGAAGTTGAGAGGTCTGTCTGGATAAGCTGCGAAGAGTGACACGGCCAGGGCAGATAGAACGACCATCGTGAGAAGTTTCGCCTTCATTGGCCCACCTCCTTGAAGGTTTCTATCAGGTATGATATCATATAGGATGTCATATATTACATCATGTATTATACAGATTAAAGAACGCGGAGGTCAAGTTACAAGATTCATCTCGATTTTAAGGAGGGGAAGTCGAATGGCCGAGTGGAGAGCACGGGAAAGAGCACGTAAGTTGCGAGAATATCTCAACCGTGAGGGAAAGCTGACTCTGAGGGTTTGCGCTTACGACGCACTTTCAGCGCGTTTGATAGAGCTTTCGGGTTTCGAAGTGGTTGGAACGACAGGCTATGGTATATCCGCTTCGCTGATTGGCCAACCAGACATAGGGCTGGTGGGATACGCTGAAATGCTTGAAAGGGTCAGAACGATCGTCAACGCGACAGATCTTCCAGTCGATGCCGACATAGACACTGGCTACGGTAACGCGCTCAACGTTTACTGGACTGTGAAAAATTTCGCCAGGATAGGCGTTGCGGGTGTCAGGCTCGAGGATCAGGTCTGGCCGAAAAGATGTGGGCATATGGAAGGTAAAAGCATAGTATCTCTGGAGGAAATGGTCAGCAAAATAAAAGCGGCTGTGGATGCAAGAAACGAAGAAAATCCAGACCTCGTCATAGGAGCGAGAACCGACGCGAGGTCTGTCGCAGGTTTTGAAGAAGTTCTGCGTCGTGCGAAAGCTTATGCAGAGGCAGGTGCAGATTACATCTACGTGGAAGCACCACAATCCATCGAAGAAGTCAGAACACTGGTTCGCGAAGTTCCTAAACCCATATCTTTCAACATCATACCCGGTGGTAAGACCCCCCTATTTGACTTCGGCGAACTCGTCAAGGTCGGTGTGAGATACCTGTCCATACCGATGGTGTGTCTGTATCCAGCCACCAAAGCCATGATTGAAGCTCTGAAAGCGTTGAAAGAGGGAAACTTTCAGAAAGTCGTTGATCTGGGTGTCAGCTGGTCGGAATTCAACGAGATCGTTGGGTACAAAAGATGGAGAGAGCTGGAATCGAAGTACTCACATTGAAAAAGTCCGAACCATGCAGGGAGCTACGCTCCCTGTTTTTTACTTGTAGCCGACGTGGTGCCGATTTCCTGGACCATGTCAGATCGATTCGTACCCGTTTCACCGAGTAGGTGAGGATCAAAGAACGTTTGCACGTTCAAAATCCACTGAATGGTGAATCTGGCAAGGATACAGTACAAATTTGGCGGATGAATGGTTTCTCTCGACCACATAAAGAAGCCATTTCTTGAGACATGTGAAAGATCTCGGAACGAGCTTCCAGTATGGGGAAATGAAAACCTGGTGGAGAAGAATTCCGGCGCGATTTCGAGATACAGACAAAGACAACGAACATCATTTACACTCGGCATCTTCCACCTGTATCTTTCTGTGACTGTCTTTAGAGTCTTCCGTTGCGTGTCTGATCCCTTCCGGCGTAGTAAAAAAAGCTTCCTGGCAGTGGTTCACAGCGAAATCAATGAGTTTAACAAGTTACAACAACCGTGCGTGCATTCGTCTCCGATCGCCGTTTTTATAAACAAGGCCTGCGGGGCTCTTCTATCAGGAAACGGAATGTACTAAAACCTTCATTGCTCTCAAACCGATGAAGGGGTAAGAGTCACGAAAAGATTTGACTTGTTGACACTTTCAGGCCTGCTCATCTATAATCTTCACAAATACAGCCATGGGGGTGATGTGATGCGGAAGTTCCTGGTTGCCGTCCTGATTCTGGCCCTCGCAACGCTGTTCCTCGCTCAGATCAGTCTTCAGGAAGCAGCACCCGTGATCCAGAAGCTCGGCATTCTCAAAATTATCGACGATGCCCCGCTCACGTGGGACGAGTTCCACGACGCAGTGGCGAAGGCTTTCCCGGGTAAGGAAAACCTGGTCAAGTCAGGGTCTGAGCCTGTGCTCAGAAAAGATTTCATCGTGACGCTGGTCAAGGTGCTGGGCCTCGAAGGGGAAGCGGCGAAGTTCAAGGAAATCTGTACGCTCGCCAACGATGAGGACAAAGTTCCACCCGAAGCCGTCGGTGCATTCACGCTTGCCTTCAGGAGCGACAGGCAACTTTTGGATTATCGTTATGGGCATCTCCTTGAACCTTTCTCACCCATCACCAGGGCTGAGGCGGCAAGATCGTTCTATCAGGCGCTGTATCCTCCAAAACGTGGTGGAACGATCGTTACGGCAACCATTGCGAATCCGAAAGGGTTCAACACTCTGTTCACTTCCTCAGGATTGACGTGGACGCTCTGCAACATCATGGGAGATGGGT includes:
- a CDS encoding MurR/RpiR family transcriptional regulator, which codes for MIENVEALIRANHHRFTKKETALARYILENPEKVVYMTITELTDELKLGQGTIIRFCQKIGFPGFHAFKIALAKTLGQQAHEEVKMESLILEVKQSHIQAIEETSKLLAANENVVRSCAEKIATCRRLYLLGVGASGVTALDALYKFMRIGVDVRYTNDPHMLAMLLADCNEKDCVLAFSQSGSTALVVDLAALAKKNGACVVAVTGYSKSPLTKFSDFVLLTSIRESPFQSGAIRSKIAQLHVLEVLFEYTKSLLGLKANEAIKKTASAVEKWIY
- a CDS encoding GntR family transcriptional regulator — protein: MEAIKRASLKEEVLSKIKEFIMKGRFAPGQRIVIDALAKELGVSVTPVREALHHLAAEGLVSIEPRKGFTVKKWEAKEIEDLLYLRMYLEKLAVKLFIEKASERDINDLAAIIERMDRSVEASDLESLTALNSQFHRKILQGSGNQELLKIMESLSAKLHRVRILSLSYPGRMGQSRTEHRTIFEAIKARDIPKAEKAVEEHIKNVMTVLLKRAQEGLI
- a CDS encoding tripartite tricarboxylate transporter permease; translated protein: MATLEYLMYGFKVVFLPSNFFWLTLGCFLGTIIGMLPGLGPATGIALLLPLTFVMKPETALITMCAIFYGAMFGGSRSSILLNIPGDGSAVASCFDGYPMTLKGEAEAALAISAIASFIGGLISSIAFVLLALPLAKIALMFGPPEYFALMVLALTATASMSEGKVLKGLLSMALGLMISMVGLDPQSGVSRFTFGNLELQGGIDFVVVIIGIYGLGEVFKNLEKIGRGEMLQPIKKKFGKIWITKEQWKRSLVPMLRATPIGFLIGILPGAGGTIAALMSYNVEKRLSKEPERFGKGAIEGLAAPEAANNACSIGAILPTLTLGIPGSGTAAIMLGALMIYGLQPGPLLFEFHPEIGWGVVASLFVGNFVAAIMNLPLAGLLVRILAVPPKILYPLITALCFIGVYAINLSVVDFYLLILFGVLGYAMRKLEIPTAPMILASVVGRKFEQSFRQSLMISGGDFSIFFKSGISVTLLILAVLSLVYPVISAAMRKKRHAI
- a CDS encoding tripartite tricarboxylate transporter TctB family protein, translating into MKDKYLSAVVLAFGVIYTIAAWNLPRAPVGNPLGPVYFPLGLGLLVTIIGFLMLLQSLKVRHEEHAPLKLGKSAYQILATLALCVAYALMFNRLGFLLSSFIFLSALLILLNGPRKWLMSLSISIIYTVGVWYLFEKVFLINLP
- a CDS encoding tripartite tricarboxylate transporter substrate binding protein — protein: MKAKLLTMVVLSALAVSLFAAYPDRPLNFIAPGGPGGGWDTTIRVVAQVLKETGLVTQPIVVTNMPGGGGGVGLAHMQTKKGDPYTIIVFSPPLLLINLTGQTQYSFRDLTPLVMLIHDYGAFAVSKKSKFNSITEVMEALKKDPKSVKVGGISAFGSMDHIQFLIAAKAAGVQNLKDITYVSFQEGEHLAALLGGHIDVLSTGLAEVTTAFQTGTIKVLAITAPQRVSGILANVPTLKEEGIDAEFVNWRGLFGPPEMPDYAVEYWINTLSKMVQTMEWERYVAKYNWTKAFMPGKEFLNYLEKVNEEYKAVLKELALYKGE
- a CDS encoding isocitrate lyase/PEP mutase family protein, translated to MREYLNREGKLTLRVCAYDALSARLIELSGFEVVGTTGYGISASLIGQPDIGLVGYAEMLERVRTIVNATDLPVDADIDTGYGNALNVYWTVKNFARIGVAGVRLEDQVWPKRCGHMEGKSIVSLEEMVSKIKAAVDARNEENPDLVIGARTDARSVAGFEEVLRRAKAYAEAGADYIYVEAPQSIEEVRTLVREVPKPISFNIIPGGKTPLFDFGELVKVGVRYLSIPMVCLYPATKAMIEALKALKEGNFQKVVDLGVSWSEFNEIVGYKRWRELESKYSH